The genomic stretch TGGAAGTAAGATATTCGATTTCTCAAAGCCTGTCTCACTAGTAAAATACTTAATCAATTTTCTAGTAAATGATGACGAAATAATACTTGACTTTTTCGCTGGTTCAGGAACAACAGGTCACGCAGTTATGGAGTTAAATAAAGACGGTGGAAACAGAAGATATATATTGTGTCAAATTGATGAACCAATTGACCCAGTAAAGAAGAAAGAAGCGTATGACTTTTGTATAACAAACAATTTACAGCCAGTAATTTCAAGTATCACAATAGAACGATTAAAACGTGCAGGTGAAAAAATCACCAAAGACGTAGAAATTGAAAACAACAAAAACGAATTATTCGAAGAAGATAAAAAGCAAATTCCTGATATTGGTTTTAAAGTATTTGACAGCGTTGAAGCACCAAAATTGAAAGTGGATGAAAAAGGGCAAATTTTAATTACTGAAAATGAAACTGATGCTTTAAGTCGCATTTACAATATGATTTTCACCGTTGGTTTAGACGAGCCAACACAAGTTCCTGAAGAAGTAGTGAAAGATTGCATTTACAAAATCGGCAACCATTACTACATAACCAACAGCGAAAAAATAACCAGTGATGATTATTCAAACGCTATCAAAAACGGCAAAGTCTTTATTGACGGTTGGACAGCAAGTTTGAATGGAACATTGCAGAACTATAAAGAAGACGTGAAAATTGTATTTTAGAAGCCAACGCTCCAAGCCAGGCACATTTGCAAGGCACACAAAGCCGACACACAAAAGCCAACCTTGCAAAAGAGCCTGCCTTGTGCCAACGCACAGGCAACACTCTACGGGTGGACACAGACCCACATTATAGATGACAGCGGAGATAGGGCGAACGTACAACAGGGGGTTTGCCAAAATACGGGCTGACGGAAGTTATCTTCGGCTTTTTGTAATTCTATTGTGCTTCATATCGGGCAGACGAATATCTATTTAGCTTTTGTTTGTTATCTTCATCATCAGTTTTTCAATCATCATCGGTACCGGGCGGACGGAATACTAATTCCCGTACTTCGGCAAGCCCTGTCCGTTGGGTGAAATAAGTATTTAACTAAACGTGAACAAGCTAACAATATGCGTTTTATCAAATATCTAGCATTACTTTTTCTGTTTGCAAAATGCTTTGCACTAAAAGCGCAAGTAATTACCACCGTTGCTGGCACGGGAGTGATTGGATATTCTGGCGATGGCGGCCCTGCAATAAATGCTCAACTTGGAGATATGTATTATTGCTATCCAGCTTTTGACAATGCTGGTAATATGTATATAGCACAATCAGGTAGTAACACCATTCGTAAGATAGACATCAATGGCGTAATCACAACTATTGCTGGTACAATTGGGCTCTCTGGTTATTCAGGAGACGGTGGATTAGCTATTAATGCTCTTTTGTATCACCCAAATTCAATAGCTATTGACAATGTAAATAATATTTATTTCGCTGATGCAAATGGAAGCTTTATTAGAAAAATTGACCCTGCAGGCATTATTACAACTGTCTCGGGTCAAATTACGCCCAATTGTGGTGTTGGGGATGGCGGCCCACTAGCTTTAGCACGGTTCAGAGCAATTTCTGCGATGACATTTGACCAATTCAACAATTTGTATATCGCAGATTATGGGTGTAACACAATAAGAAAGGTCAATCCAACAGGAATCATTACTACAATTGCTGGAACTGGGACTTCGGGATATTCAGGTGATGGAGGCCCAGCTACTTCTGCTCAACTCGACTATCCGTGCAATGTGGCAATAGATAATTTTGGAAATATTCTTATACCAGATGCTCGAAATCACAGAATTAGAAAAGTAGATAATGCTGGCATAATAACTACTATCGCTGGAACTGGCACATTGGGTTATACTGGTGATGGGGGGCTTGCAACCCTTGCTCAGTTGGCATTCCCCGGGTCAGTGGTCATAGACAATTTAGGAAATTATTATTTTGGTGATTATTATGGCATAGTAATCAGAAAAGTTGATCAAGCTGGTATTATTAGTACTTATGCAGGCAATGGTACTGTAGGGTATACAGGGGATGGAGGTCCTGCCATTCTTGCTTCCTTGAATATAACTCAAGGAAAAATAAGTATTGATAACAACAACTTCATTTACTTTGCAGACGATATAGATGGGGTAATAAGAAAAATTAATGATTGCATAACTGCTTCTATAAGTCAGCAGCCGGCAAATGCAACTATTTGCAATTCCGGCAATGCAAGCTTTTCAGTGTTAGCCTCAAATGCAGTTGGCTACTTATGGCAAATTGATACAGGCACAGGCTGGACTGGTTTATCTAATAATGGCATCTATTCTGGCACAAATACGAGTGTGCTAAATATTACAGGGGCAAATACCTCAATGAACGGCTATCGTTACAGATGCGTAGTGATTAATAACTGTGCCAATATTTTTACAATGCCCGCTATTTTGAATGTTACTATACCTTCCGTTCCTACTGTTACTATATCTTCTAATTCAAATCCTGTATGCCCAAATGAACTAGCGATATTTAAAGCAACCATTACAAACGGAGGATTGGCGCCGATTTATCAATGGGAAAAAAACAATACTCCAGTTGGGATAAATTCTTCCATATACACAGATAATTCGATTAGTAATGGAGACATTATAAACTGTACAATACTTTCAAATGCCACATGTATATCCACACCCACAGCAACTAGCAATACTATTACAATGGCATTGAAGCAATATCCCCCAGTAAATTTAGGGCCTGATACATCGATTTGTTCTGGAAACTCAATTGTAATAAAAGCTCAGCCTGGATATATTTCGTACCTGTGGCAAGACGGGTCGATTAATTCCAGCTACACTGCTAATACTTCAGGAATATATAAAGTAATTGTAACAGATCAATGTGGCGTAATTTCAACTGATTCCATAATTATTAAACTAAACCAGATGCCAGCACATTTCCTTAACTCCGATACTATCATTTGTGTTAATAGCGAGTTGACGCTCTTCGCAAACAAATTATTTCTTCAATATTTATGGAACACAAATTCAATATCTCCTTCAATTCTTATTAAAAACCCAGGCTTATATTGGCTACAAGTTACAGATACTAATAACTGCACTGGAAGGGATTCTATTCTTATTCGTACAAAGCAGTGTGTAAGTACTATTTATTTTCCAAATGCATTTACCCCAAATGGAGATGGTATTAATGATACTTATAAGCCTAAGGTTTATGGGAATATTCTTAAGTACAATATTCGTATCCTAAATCGATATGGAGAAGTTGTTTTCGAATCGACTAATATCTTGAAAGGTTGGGATGGTAAATTCAAAAATAAGCAACAGCCGAGTGGATGTTATGTCTGGTTTTGCTCATATAATATCAACGGCTTAATTGATGAAACTGAAACGGGATCATTTCTATTACTAAAATAAAATACGGTTATTACTTCACCCAACATTGGGTTTTATGCAACTTGGGCCTGACCAGCAATTTTTCAGCTTCAGTTCGCTACCAATCTTCGGCTAAGGGCTTGACCGTTTACTTTGCATTTTTTTCGTTTTTAAATGCAATTTTCGTTTCTTATTTTACATCCAATCCGGGGCAGACACAGCAACAAATACCCAAGCTGCATAAAGCCCCGAACGTTGTATGCAATTTTTATGAAAATTCGTCTCCTAATATTATCCTTAGTGCTAGCAAATTTCTTATCTGCACAAAACTCATTAAAATTTGATTCAGCAATTAACTTCATTAAAGAAAGAGAAATCAAAATAAATACAGTAATTCCTCCTCCCGGCTTCAAGGTTTATTACAATTGCGACTCTTTATTGTTTATGAAAGGAATTTTTGGAGATACCATTAAAATTTGGACATCTGCTATGGATTGGTATCAAGATCTAGAAGCGTTTAAGGATGTTATTAATAATTCTAACTTTGGAATAACTCAATTTATAAAGAGTATTGACGATGACGGTCGCATCTATGTTTCAACGTATCATCAAACAGAATTTCTTTACCGAAATGACTCCTTATTTGAAATAGGAAATTCTAACCCGGCTCCATCCGAACCTGTTGTAAAGCTATTTTCAGATTATTTTAATCAAAGAATAGACAAAGCTACCTATGAGGCTCGTATGGATAGTCTTAACCAAATTGAAGAAAGCCAAGCTATATATACCCCAAAATTGATTTTTACAAAAAAGATGTTCCAAAAAAGTAAAAAAGTTAGATTATCTAAAAAGATAAATTTTCAGGGGGACACAATCGAACTAGAAAATCAATGGATTGAAAATGGGAAAGCCTGTTATTTGATAAGAATAAATAACAAAGAAGACGGTCAAAAAACTTCTTATGCTTATGCAATAAATCAAGACATGAAATTTGTTTTCTGGGAAGGCTGCAAAGGACATTAGTTTTGAATAAACTGCATACAACATTGGGTTTTATGCAACTTGGGCTTGACCAGCAATTTCTAAGCTTCAGTCCGCTACCAATCATTGGCTATTAGCTTGACCGTTTACTTTGCATTTTTTCGTTTTTAAATACAAATTCCGTTTCTTAATTTACATCCAGGCCGGGGCGGACACAGCAACAAATACCCAAGCTGCATAAAGCCCCGCTCGTTATGTGCAATGGGTATTTGACATTTCAAGCTCTTTATGCGTTCACCCTTAATGTTACTTAAAATGAAATTATTGTTTGTTATAGTAATTTTCTTTCTTAGCGGACAACTCAATGCTCAACATTTGCCAATAGAGAGGTTAATTAATAAAACTTTCGGGACAATTTCAGCTATTGACACTGTATATTATATCAAAAATGGGCAACAGTCTTTTGTTATTTCTGACCAAAACGGCAGCCATTCCAAGCCTGTCGTCATTGTAAAAAATGAATCTAATTTTCGAAATATACTGACACACCGAAAAGTTTTCAGATTGGATTTGGATATTTTACAGGTAGACACTGCCAAAATGATTATTAAGCTTAGTCTAAACGAAACTAATAAAGAATTGTATGAGCACTCCCCCAGCATTTATGTATTTTCTGGAGAGTGGATTGTTGAGTGTCTTTTTAAAAACAATGTTTGGGAATACAGTCGCACACTTGAAACGAAACGACATCTGACAGATTAAGTATCCTGCTTCCACTGCACATAACATCAGGTTTGCTGCAAGGCTGGCTGGACATTGGAGCAATGGTCATTATATCGCTGTTGTGCTTCATCTGGGCTGGACTATCGTTGTTGAGCTTTTGTTTGTTAACCTGTACTTTTATATCTTTAATCAGCAGCGGTACCGGGCGGACGAGCAATGAATTCCAGCCCTGCAGCAAGCCCTGCCCGTTGTAGGCAAGGCTGCCGACAGATCAAAATGAAAAGACTTTTACAAATATTTGGCTTGCTGGACATCATTACATTAGTGAGAAGTTATAAGCACATCATTCCGCCAACAATAGATTGGAGTGAATTTCCTTTGACAACAACTGCAAGTGTCTTACTATATCCTTCCTTACTCTTTTCTGCATACTTTTTGATAAGCCAAAAAAAGGCCGGGCTTTGGTTAACATACGTACAATTTCCGCTTCGGTTAGCATTTGTAGTTTTTTCATTTGGTTTCTTGTTCATGCTAAGTCATTTATTTTACAATTCTTCAGAGGCATATAAAATCATATTTTGGGTTTTGCTAGGGTTGGAGATTTTAAGATTGGTCTGTACTATATTCACACATCGAAAATATTTTTTAGCATCTAAAGCTGTTGTGATTTAAGACTAGTTTCTTGTAAAACGCCCTGCCTACAACATGGGGTTTGCCGCAATTTGGGAATGACCAGCAAACTTCAGCAACAAATCGCTACGAATCATCGGCTATGGGGGCGACCGTTTATTAATTCGCCTGCGCAGTTTGCTACGCTCGTAGTGCACAGGCTCAGTTTGGTTTTGTCAATAAAGTTTACGTTCTTTAATTAGCATCGTCAACGGGCTGACACAGCAACGAATACCCAAACTGCGGCAAGCCCTGGACGTTGCCTGCTATGTTAGAGCGACACCCTACACAACATTGACAGACAGACGGCGAAGCTGAAAACCGAACAGAGTAAGCACTACCAAAACCTTAAATAATTATGGCAAATTTCTATTGCAAATGGTGTGGAAGTAAATATTCCAGCGTTTCAAACTTGACATCAGGCTCTTGTTCTAAAAATCCAGAAGGCAACAAACATGGACTTTATGAAGGCAGTGAAAAGTCGCAGTACGTTTGTAAGTGTTGTGGTAGTAAATACTCAAGTCTTACAAATTTATGTTCAGGTTCTTGTTCTAAAAGCCCCACCAAAAGACACCAACCAGCATTGTAAAACATTTTTTCAAAGGCGGCTTCGCCGCCTTTGATATTTTCAACACCCACAATAAATGGAAACAATTACGGCAACCGAAAATAAAACAGCAGAAAGTATAAAATCGCTTTTCCAATCTTCTGAAACTATCAGAATACCTGCTTATCAACGAGCATACAGTTGGGAAGACAAACAATGTTCGCAATTCCTTGAAGACCTTTTAGAACAAAAAGGGAAACGGTATTATTTAGGACAGTTTTTGTTTGAAAAAGATGGCTCTACTCTTTTTATCATAGACGGACAACAACGATTAACGACAACTATTTTATTTCTTTCAGCAGTTGCAAAAGTTAATGCAAGCAAAGGACAAAGCATTGAAGCAATAAAAAAAATCTACTTGACCGACGTTTTCAAAACTATTGAGGACGACCAAGTGATTTTCAAAAAAATTACTCAAAAGCATTTGGTCTCTATCATTGACGACACTGAAACCATATCGCAACGAAGAATAATTGAAGCATTCAACTATTTTGAAACTGAATTAACTAAGCTTGACAACGAAACTCTTGACTTAATTCAAAAGACTTTAGAAAACGCTATAATTAGCACTTTTTTTATTTCCAACAAGGTTGAAGCAACCCAGGTTTTTGAATATCAAAACAATCGTGGCAAAGAACTTTCAAGATTTGAAGTAATCAAGGCGTACTTAATGCATCAAATATATATTCAAAGCCACGACAACAAACAAGCAAACAATGACATTGCGGAAATTCAAAGTATCATTTCCAAAACTTACCGATACATTGAAGCAGTTGAAGGCTATTTTACAGAAAACGAACTTTTGGATAATTGCTGTAACCTCTTTTACAATATCAACGGGAATATTGAAGCCATAAAAGAAAAGCTAAACAAAACAGCAGACAAAACGGAATGGATAAAGCTGTTTTTTGAAAATTTCGTAGAACTTTCGCATAGTGCGAAAAGTATTGTAAGCAATAAAAGGCAGCCTGAAATCACAAATCTTTTCTTTGTTGGCAACGAGGCTAACTGGAAGCTGATTTTACTTGTACTCTTCAACAAAGGGGACAACAAAGGCGAGACATACAACAAGATTTTAAAATTGTTAGAAGTTCTATGCTTTAAATTGAAGTTAGGCGATTACAGAACTGATAATTTACCCTCACTTGCTAAGCATTATTTTAGAAAAACTAATGGCTACGACATTGAAAGATTATATCACGACATTAAACATTCTACCGACTTTGGTTTTCAATGGTACTGGAACAACAATGATTACTTCAAGAATATCATAAACAACTACTTTGATAATCAAAAGCATCATTATAACCGAAATACAATCAAGTTTATTCTTTGGCAGTATGAAAACAGTTTGAGAGCTAAAAATCGTTCTGGTGCATTGTTGGACAAAGACCTTTATAACAGTTATACAATTGAGCATATTAAGCCTCAAAATCCGACAGACGAAGAATACACAGAAGAATTTAAAAAGAACTTTCTTCAACTTGCAGGCAACTTAGCATTATTGACACAGAGCCAAAACAGTAAGTTTGGGAACAAGTCGTTTGACAAAAAAAGTGAGTTATTTCAGGACACAGCACTTTCAAGCTACACTGAAATAAGAGAACATAATGTATGGACAGAAAATGAAATTGCGGAGCGACACAAACGAATTTCGGAGTTTGCTAAAAAGTATTTTGACACTTCAAATCTGTGACGAAGAAACACAGCAGGCAACATGGGGTTTGCCAAAATGGGGGCAGACGGAAGCCGTGTTTCAGCTTTTTGTTTTTCAATTTGGCTTCATATCCAGCTTGACGTTAGTAATTTAGCTTTAGAATATGTCATCAACTTTTTATCTTTATTCAGCAGCAGGTAGCCGGGGCGGACGGAATTCTATTGCCCCCACTTCGGCAAGCCCTGTCCGTTGGCAGTAAGCTTAGACAGACCCTGCGTTTCAAAATATGTTCACAAAAAAACAAGACCTTTTACTTGACAAATTTGCAGACCTAAGCGATAGGCTGTTTGACTTAGGTATTACCACGACAGACAGTTTCACAGGCGAAATAGGAGAATATATTGTTTGCAAACATTTCAAACTAAAGAAATCAAATCGAGTAACAAGAGCCGTGGACGGTGTTTGCGACTTAGGCAATAATTACCAAGTAAAAGCCAAAGTAGTTTCAAATAATAATTTTAATTACAACATTACAAAGCTTGACACAACTGCTTTTCATTTTCTTACAGTCGTTTATTTTGACAGACAATACAATCCGATAAAAATTCTACGAATACCGTCAAGCAAAATTAAAGGAGACCAAATTTCTATTACTTCATCGTTAATGAATTCAGGAATTGAAATTATTGATAAGTCCGAAATTAAAATTCCAGCAGTAGAAAGAAAAGCAATAAATGAATTTGCAAAAGCTTATGATGAACTTGAAGAAAGTGGTATTATTAGAAGCAGGCGAATAGTTGGTGACATTGGTGAGTTTTATGCTTGCAGACGATTAGGTTTAGAAATTAGCGACAGCAAAAATGAAAAAGGTGTTGATGCCAGAGATAAAAGTGGGTTAACTTTTGAAATCAAAACAAGACGAGTTTACGAAAGTGGACGCAGAGTAAGTGAAACAAGACGATTAAATAATTTAGTTGGTAAATCAGCCGACTATTTAATAGTTGTAGCCCTTGACAGAAAATTTAAGTGTGCAGGAATGTGGCTAATACCAATGCAAAATTTGACAAATCCAAAATCGTCAAATTTAAAAGTTGTAAATACGACATTGGGAACTAAAAATTTAATCTAAAGCACAATTAGTTGGTTAGACACAGGCGATAAATTCACATCTTTCAATTTAAAAAAAAAGTTCGTACTCGACCAGTTGTAAAGGATAAAATAAAAACAACATCCAAAAAGGTAACACCAAAAAAGAAAATAGTTCAGCAACATATTCCGACACAGAATTTTCATACTGACAATACAAGTTCTTTTGGTTTAGGTTGCTTCGGTTGGACAATTATTATTTTGGGCATCTTGTATTTAATTAGCCTTCTTTCAAGTTGACACGACAAGCCTACTGCCAACATTGGGTTTTGTGCAAGTTGGGCAGACGGAATAACAATGAGCTTTTTGTAATTCTATTTGGCTTTTGTTCGGGCTAGACGGAATGCTATTTGGCTTTTTGTTGTTATCTTCATCATCAGTTTTTCAATCAGCAGCGGTTCCGGGCAGACGGAATACTAATTCCCAACCTGCACAAAGCCCTGTTCGTAATACGCAAGCCAAAGATTCAGCATCAGATTCCTTTCATGTGTGCGGGGTGTTGACGTTTTCAGTTCCTAATGCTTTTCGGTTAGGTAATGTTCCGTTGCCTCGGGCAATTTGGCTGCCGCTTCTGGCTTTTGTTACTCTCCGGTTGGGACAGGTTGAAAGAATTTAATTCCGGCAGCTTTTAAGCATTTGTAATAGTGAGTGGTTTTGTTCTCCTATCTCCCGCCCTTTCTTTTGCTTTGGGCTCGGACGGTTTGGAAAATTGATCAGATCCTTAGGCAGTGGTTTCTCTTTGATGCTTTCCGGTTTCTGCCGGCAGTACCATTGCTCAATAGGTTTTTGTTTTAGGTATCACTTTTTGGAAGGCGGTGGGGCAGGCTTTAGTGAATGTAAATTCCGTTCAGTTAATACCTGTCGTTTCTGTTCTGGCTCGTTCTTTACCAGCTTGCGGGTGGACAACGGAACAGTTTTCGGGTTTTAACAGTATCGGGTTTAGATTTAGGGACTTCTTTTTATGCATGGCCTTCATGAGTTGGTTTATAGTGGGCTTCGGTGATCGGGCAGAATATTCCGTTCTCCCTGGCATCTCAACTTTGGCCTGCGTATTACATGGGTTTGGCGCTATGGGGGCCGACCGGTAAAATCTCAGCTTCTGTGCATATCCGGGCTTTGGATATGGGCCGACCGTTAACTTAAAAGCCTTTTAGCTTACTTAAAAATTTCGTTTCTTTATATAAATCAACAACCGGGCGGACAAGGGTTAATCCCCCCACAGCGCCAAGCCCCGGACGTTAGCTGCCATTTCAAGTAACACCCAATTAATTTTAAGCAATGAATCTTTCTGGATTTTTTATTCTTGTTGGCCTTATTTATTCATACTTTCTTCTTCAATATTATTTCACCCAGACTTTTTATTTAAAATATAATATTATCTTCCTTTTCATTCTAGCAGTTTTTGCGACTACCTTAATACTAATAATTTCTGCAAAAGGAGAACAAGTGGAAAATATTCTTATGAGTTTAGGAATTTTGTATTACGCATTTCTTTTGCTTTTGGTTAAACTAACATATCGGTTTGCAAATTCCTATTTCATAAAACGGGGTAAAATAAAAGAAGAATTTCTGAATAAGGGATTTACATATATCTCATACCATAAGGGCATATTTTTTAAAGGGCATTCATGGAATAGAGATATAGCGACAAACCCTTCTTGGCTTGATCATGTACTTTCTTGGGTTCTGATTTTATTGCCCATTCTATGTGTTGTCCTTAGCTTGCTTATCTACAGAAACGGCAGCTAACATTGGTTTGGCGTAATTGGGGCGGACGGAAAAACTTTCAACTGCAGCATATATCCGGGCATCGGTTATTGGGTTGACCGTTAACTGATCCGCCAGCGGCAGTTTGCATACGCTCGCAGTGCCGCTGGCTGGTTTTCGTTAATCAAATTAATTTCGTTTCTTCAATAAAAATTCGGGGTGGGCGGACACAGGGACAATTCCCCAACTACGCCAAGCCCTGGACGTTATCGGCAACCCTATCGGCGGCAGTATTAAGATTCATCTTTTACCTTACTTTGCTGGACAAACTAAAATAATTAAAACGACACTTTACTTAATATGCCAACGATTCCAACTGCATCTATTACTGACCCAAATTCCCAATGGCAGATTATCATCAGAGATTTGGTTGCTCCCGGGACACGGTTTCATTTAAATAATAATAAACTAAATTATGACAAGAGTAGTAATGCTTGTCGGTTTTCAGCTTGTACTACAGCCATAAGACGAAACAGAACTAGTGGTCTTTGCGACACACATCAAATACACCAACATTCTTTGTTTTTAGAATTGCAAAATCCCCAACATAATATTGTAAATGCACCATTGCATTTAGAAATTGTTGATAAATTGATAGAATGGGCTGGTACTAGGAATTTTGATTTGACACCACTATTTCAAGACATTTCATTCAATATACTCGGCAATATACCCGATGTTTCGACTTTGTCCAGTGACACAACTCATCATGGCTTTACTCCCCCCTACGTTACAGTCCTTAGTCGATGAAGTAATTCTTATTGTTAATAAGCATTTACCTGATTTCAATAATTCCTCTTACCAACCATTATTAACTAAACAAGGATTAATACCAGCGAGAATTCTTGCGTTAACTTTTGCTGGCCTTGTATTATGCGAAGAGGCTAACAGAGGAGACCGTTGGTTTAGCAGGATAATTCGAAAGGAAGAATTTCAAACAGAATTGTTAGGAGGTGCTATGCCTATTGGTTATTTTGCAGCAAGAATGTTTCCTTGGGGAATTGAGATTGGTAAAGCGGCTTTTCGTTTCGTTCCAAATGGCAGATAAAAAAATATATGTAAGAGATAAAAGATCTCCAACTCCTTCAAGTGAGAATGTTTCAAAAGTCATGAGCAGCAACAAAGCAAAAGATACAAAGCCTGAGCTGCTTTTGCGAAAGTTACTTTGGAAAAATGGACTAAGGGGATATAGAATTCACCCAAAGAAGATTGCGGGAAAGCCAGATGTTTGTTTTATTTCACGAAAAGTTGCAATTTTTATAAATGGATGCTTTTGGCATAGATGTCCGTATTGTAATTATAAATTACCTAAACAGAATAAGCATTTTTGGGAAAATAAATTTAGAAATAATGTGAGAAGGGATAAGGAAAAGATTATGCAGTTGAAAAAAATGAAATGGAAAGTAATCACTGTTTGGGAATGCCAGTTAAAGAAACATAAAGTTGATAAAACACTAAATTCGATAATACACAAAATCAGATATTGATTTTGTTAACCCCATGTTGAAAACTATTTTGGACAAAATTTGTCCTTCTCAATTCCTTCCCCTACATTTGGACAAAATATGTCCCAAATGGCATCTTCCAAAAAAAACATATCGACAGTTGGAGAGCAACTCAGAACAATACGGGAAAAGGCAAACCTTCCTTTGAGAGAAGTAGCAACAAGCATTGGTATCGACACTTCTCTGCTTGGCAAAATTGAACGCAATGAAAGGCAAGCAACAAAGGAACAGGTTAAACAATTAGCTGCATTCTATAAAATCGATGAAAAAAAATTATTGAAAGAGCTGCTGAGTGACCAATTTGCTTATAAGATACTTGAAGAAGAGGCAGACTTAGATACGTTCATACTTGCGGAAGATAAAGTTGAATACTTAAAAACCAATCACAATGCCAAATAAAATTAGAGTTGCAGAACTGTTTGCAGGAGTTGGTGGTTTCAGACTAGGTTTAGAAGGATGGAAAAAGAAATCCGCCTCATCGGGCTATACCAAATCCGTTAAGCCAGTATATGAAGTTGTTTGGAGTAACCAATGGGAACCATCGACAAAAACACAACATGCCTCATTAGTATATGAGCAACGCTTTGGCAAAGATGGACACAGCAACGAGGATATAACAACTGTTGACGTAACAAAAATCCCTGACCACGACATATTAGTCGGCGGCTTCCCTTGCCAGGACTATTCCGTAGCAACTACATTAAAAAATTCAAAAGGATTAATCGGCAAAAAAGGTGTGTTATGGTGGTCAATACATAAAATATTAAGCGAAAAAAAGAAAAAGCCAAAGTACATTTTTTTGGAAAATGTTGACCGCTTACTTATTTCACCATCTAAACAACGAGGAAGAGATTTTGCAATAATTTTAAAAAGCTTAGATGACCTTGGCTATGCAGTTGAATGGAGAATAATCAATGCGGCTGATTATGGAATGCCACAAAGAAGAAGAAGAATTTTCATTTTAGCATACCTAAAAACAACATCCATATACAAAGACCTCAAAAGATGTAATTCCAGAGATTGGATACTTAATGAAGGTACTCTTGCTTCTGCCTTTCCTGTTACTTCAAACGAGTTGGTTCTCCCCACGGAATTTGAATTGAATGGTGATATTGTTGAAATATCTTCTTCTTTTAATAAAATGGCGGAGCATCAATATTTGAAAATAGTGGAGTTATGATTAAGGTATTGTAACTACATTAAAAACCATTCCAGAGTTCTATGGTGAAGCGATTGTACTTAAAGACATAATTCAAAACGGTGAAGTTACCGAAGAGTTTTACATTAATGACAAAGACCTCGATAAATGGCGCTATTTAAAAGGTCCCAAAAAAGAAATCCGTGTAAACACAGACGGGTTTGAATACAATTACAGCGAGGGCGGTATGGTATTTCCTGACTCACTAAACAAACCATCACGGACTATCATTACTGGTGAAGGAGGTTCATCTCCTTCAAG from Chitinophagaceae bacterium encodes the following:
- a CDS encoding gliding motility-associated C-terminal domain-containing protein; amino-acid sequence: MRFIKYLALLFLFAKCFALKAQVITTVAGTGVIGYSGDGGPAINAQLGDMYYCYPAFDNAGNMYIAQSGSNTIRKIDINGVITTIAGTIGLSGYSGDGGLAINALLYHPNSIAIDNVNNIYFADANGSFIRKIDPAGIITTVSGQITPNCGVGDGGPLALARFRAISAMTFDQFNNLYIADYGCNTIRKVNPTGIITTIAGTGTSGYSGDGGPATSAQLDYPCNVAIDNFGNILIPDARNHRIRKVDNAGIITTIAGTGTLGYTGDGGLATLAQLAFPGSVVIDNLGNYYFGDYYGIVIRKVDQAGIISTYAGNGTVGYTGDGGPAILASLNITQGKISIDNNNFIYFADDIDGVIRKINDCITASISQQPANATICNSGNASFSVLASNAVGYLWQIDTGTGWTGLSNNGIYSGTNTSVLNITGANTSMNGYRYRCVVINNCANIFTMPAILNVTIPSVPTVTISSNSNPVCPNELAIFKATITNGGLAPIYQWEKNNTPVGINSSIYTDNSISNGDIINCTILSNATCISTPTATSNTITMALKQYPPVNLGPDTSICSGNSIVIKAQPGYISYLWQDGSINSSYTANTSGIYKVIVTDQCGVISTDSIIIKLNQMPAHFLNSDTIICVNSELTLFANKLFLQYLWNTNSISPSILIKNPGLYWLQVTDTNNCTGRDSILIRTKQCVSTIYFPNAFTPNGDGINDTYKPKVYGNILKYNIRILNRYGEVVFESTNILKGWDGKFKNKQQPSGCYVWFCSYNINGLIDETETGSFLLLK
- a CDS encoding DUF262 domain-containing protein codes for the protein METITATENKTAESIKSLFQSSETIRIPAYQRAYSWEDKQCSQFLEDLLEQKGKRYYLGQFLFEKDGSTLFIIDGQQRLTTTILFLSAVAKVNASKGQSIEAIKKIYLTDVFKTIEDDQVIFKKITQKHLVSIIDDTETISQRRIIEAFNYFETELTKLDNETLDLIQKTLENAIISTFFISNKVEATQVFEYQNNRGKELSRFEVIKAYLMHQIYIQSHDNKQANNDIAEIQSIISKTYRYIEAVEGYFTENELLDNCCNLFYNINGNIEAIKEKLNKTADKTEWIKLFFENFVELSHSAKSIVSNKRQPEITNLFFVGNEANWKLILLVLFNKGDNKGETYNKILKLLEVLCFKLKLGDYRTDNLPSLAKHYFRKTNGYDIERLYHDIKHSTDFGFQWYWNNNDYFKNIINNYFDNQKHHYNRNTIKFILWQYENSLRAKNRSGALLDKDLYNSYTIEHIKPQNPTDEEYTEEFKKNFLQLAGNLALLTQSQNSKFGNKSFDKKSELFQDTALSSYTEIREHNVWTENEIAERHKRISEFAKKYFDTSNL
- a CDS encoding very short patch repair endonuclease; amino-acid sequence: MADKKIYVRDKRSPTPSSENVSKVMSSNKAKDTKPELLLRKLLWKNGLRGYRIHPKKIAGKPDVCFISRKVAIFINGCFWHRCPYCNYKLPKQNKHFWENKFRNNVRRDKEKIMQLKKMKWKVITVWECQLKKHKVDKTLNSIIHKIRY
- a CDS encoding helix-turn-helix transcriptional regulator, with protein sequence MASSKKNISTVGEQLRTIREKANLPLREVATSIGIDTSLLGKIERNERQATKEQVKQLAAFYKIDEKKLLKELLSDQFAYKILEEEADLDTFILAEDKVEYLKTNHNAK